The genomic window TAAAGTAATCATGAAATTGACCTTGATGGGGAGAGCACTGAAACAGGATTACATGGCCTGAGTGAAGTCCTAACAGTAGAGAAGATTATGTACAAAGACAGAAGAAACATGCAGAAGTAAGAAAGGGAATATTAATTGGAGTCTGGAATGCAGGAgcatgtgcgtgtatgtgtgtgcatgtgtgtgttagtGTTTATGTACCTAGGTAAGTTTAAATGAGCCTGGAGAATTAACAAGCCATGCTTGCATTTTGCAAAAATATACTCAAGAAGAGACACGGGTTGGAAACCGTTGCAGAAATACAATAAGAGATAGTGGTGACATGAACCTGTTTATGATGATGAATTTGAAGAGAAATTCTAGGCCTTGGCTgagaaaacaacataaaaaagacTTGGTTCTTCAGGAACACAATACCCACAGACAAACTTCACTAGAGACAGAATTTGCACATAGACGGATATATATATCACTGCTTAGTTGGatgaaatatatgcatatacGTCCATTTACAGATGGACTCTCTCGTCACTGAAAGAAAAAGTGCACTTCAGATCTACACTACAAATATATTTACCTACAAATTTACCTATACCAGACAGTTTTACCTGCTATTTTTGAAAGGTAAAGCAGATGCttgatttatcattttaaacttATGAGTTCATTTTAAATTGctaacaatgaaatgaaaattatttgaacttgAACAGATATGTAAGGATATTTGATGTTGCTTGGTAGCTTTTCTCATACAGATCCTATTTTGCACATGAGATTTGCCAGGAATTTGAAGCTGCCTCCTATTCTGCACTTGTTTATATGATTTGGTAATAGCATTGTGTTGTGAAGATTTATGAACATGGTGAAATACATACATTCTATTGAGAGATATGACAAAATGGCATAACTCAAGTTTCAACTATGATTTTGATAAATAGTTTTCAAACTTGTTTTGGGGAGTTGATAGAATCCCAAAGGGGAAGATAacaattttactattaaaaagtGTTAACATTATTTTGGCTATAGTCTCCAATTTTtggttaataaaataattgtcataattatttcattagaaTTTTCATATAAGAAGAGTTATAGAATTCTCCTTTTACTcagcaaattttgtttttttgtttgttttttgagacagggtcttgctctgttgcccagactgcagtgtggtggcatgaagccatcctcccacctcagccccccaggtagctggaactacacgtgcataccaccatgtctggctaatttttgcattttttgtacagaccagatttcaccatgttgcccaggctgctcttgaactcctgggctgaagcaatccacccatctgggACTCCCAAAGGTgggagggattacaggtgtgagtcaatgCACCTAACCCCATTTCTCTTTCTAAGATtaattctgcttttgtttctggttgtatgtatttttacaaataattgaAATGATGATGTAATATTCACAATGcttcaaaaatgtgaaaaaagtatATGTGAATATTAATCAcataattgataaaatatatgaaataatgaagCCAAAGCAGgtgattaagaaatatttataaacattagGTAGTGAATTTACGGATGTTGCCAACGTTGTACATTCCTGGGGCCAGTCATCATAAATTCTGATTGATGTTTAAAATGAGCAAGAAATACCCAATTAAGTAGTAAATTGAAAACCATCTAATCTTCTTCCGATTCATCTGTGACATCTTCTTTGTACTTGTAAACTTGCATTGCACGTTGAATAGGAGTCTTAACCGAGTCATAAGTCCATCCCTTCCTGGCAAACAGCCTTTGAATGATGCCAGGCATTTCATAGTTCTTGCTTGGAATGAAATCCTTAAAGGCGATTGGTGCATAAAGACCGTCAAGAATGTCGGGTTCATCAGGCTTTTCAAGTATGAGCTTGGGGTCAATCAAAGGTTCATCACTTCTTAGCTTTTTCCCCAACTTAGGCTTCAGGTACCATGCTCCATACCCCATCTTCACATGCTGTGCACTATAAGAATTCGGTGCAGTCTGGATTTTCCCGTTCAAGTCTTTTTTCTGTGAGAAGAATTCGACCTCATCCATTTCGTCTAGCTCCATGCAGTACTTCAGCCCTGAGGAACACTCGTTTGCCTTCTTATTCTTTTGGTCTTGATAGGTTGCTCTGCACTCAGGGGTAAAGTCAAACAGACTGCTGATGGATTCTTCATCAACTCCTAGGTCTCCAGCCCACTTGAAGTCATGGAGTTTTCTCGATGTGTGTCTACGTTGAAGAGAATCAGAAACACACTCCATTGTGCTTGATGTACCTTCCTGAAACAGTTCTTTTAGATGAGACACTCCAGTCTTGGTAGGCTCCGGGCAGAGACTGGACACCCGatgagtcttgggaggctccaGGCAGAGACTGGACACtcgacgagtcttgggaggctccaggtggagactggacacccgagtcttgggaggctctgGGCGGAGATGGGACACTCCAGTCTCAGGAGGCTCCGGACGGAGACTGGACACCAGAGTCTTAGGAGGCTCTGGGCGGAGATAGGACACCCGAGtctcgggaggccgaggggagAATTCCCCACGGGGGTATTTACCAGGCTCCGTGGGTTCGTCTGTTGTCTTCTCCTGGCCCTCACAAGCGCATGCGTCCTCCAGCTTCCTCTCAGGATCCAGCGGTTTCAGTACCTGTAGTAGGAGATCTGGAGGCATATCTTCTCCCAGACTGGGGTACATGGCCAAGGGATGCTTGGCCATCAGCTGGGCTTCCACTTCCTCTACGAACGCCTTCCGTGCTGGCTGTGCTGTCGAGAGCTTGGAAAACAGGGCCGTTTTCTTGAGCagctttttcttcctgcttttgggGTCAGCTTGGGGACCTCTGAGAGATATTTTGGGGAGTAAAAACTCGTCACGGCGACAAACGAGTGTATCTTCGGGAGACAGCCGTAGCGGAAGTCATCCATGCCCTCCGTCACAAACACCCAGTTCTGGGTGTCCACGGGTGGGAATCTCAGGCGCCTGTGCTTGCGCTTCGCAAAGTACTTGGAAGGCAGTTTGTCACAGTACCAGGGCTTGGAGTCCATGCCCGGGGAACTCGGCCGGTCCTGTGGCCTCTGGTCCCCCATGGTGGCCCTCGCTGGGGTGCCACCTCTCCAGTTTCCGCGGTTCCTGATCCCTGCCGCTCTAGTCGCTAGGAGACCGCCAGCTACGCAGCCCAGGTTCCTTCCTGGAGGCGGGGCAGCGCTGACGCCACCTGCGCAGCCTGGATTCTAACAGATGTGTAGTAGAATCTCATTCTGGGTTTCATTTGCGTTTCCTAATGACTACTGGTATTGAACATCTCTAtatttgcttatttgccatccttaTCTCTCCTTGGTTGaagtttctgttgattttttccccatttttaaattgtgttgctGGATATCATATTTAGTTTTGAAAATTCTTGTTCTGTTCTACGTCTAAGTCCGTTATCAcctatatgatttgcaaatttttctcttcatccttgGCTTTTCCCTTTCATTGTCTTAACAGTGTCTATCAAAGAgaaggttttttttatttgatgaagtccaatttattaattTGCTCTTTTACAGATTGTGCTTCTTTTGATGTATCTGTGAAAACTTTGCCTATccaaaggtcacaaagatttttttaaatttaaatttgtttaaagttttgTAAACAGCACACGATATAGatcaaagtacttttttttttttaaaaaatgtgtccaTCGCTTCTGTATATCTGGTAATTTCAGTAAAGACTatattttctccattaaattACCTTTGGAAATTTGTAGAATATCAGCTGTCTATAGTTTTTTGTGGGTCAATTTCTTGGCACTCTTTTCTCTTCCAGATTTTTCCTCTTACACAAATTTCACCCTCTGTTGATTActttagctttaaaataaatctagaaattaGGCTGTATTAGTCCTTTAACAATGTTCATTTACAAAGTTGGTTCTTCTAGGTCCTTTGAATTTCTACAGaaactttaaaatcagtttgtcaatgtctaaaaaaaaattcctttgggATTTCGATTAGGATtctgttgaatctgtagatcaatttgtgGGTAATTGACATATTAACAATAGGAAGTCTTCTAACCACTGAAAAAGGtacattttcccatttgtttatgtGATTTTTAATCTTCTCaggaatattttgcattttttagtgcATATCTTTCACATTGTTTCTCCCCagattttttctaaatattgctTTTGATACTAATAtatgcagtatttttaaattgcaatttccaattttttgtttttagtatatataaatattgagtTTTGTATATCCATCTTGTATCATTCAACCTTGGTAAATTCACTTATTACTCTCAGGAGCATTTTTGTAGATTCTAttgaattttctatatatatgataatgtcatctgtgaataaagacagtttcccttctttctttccaaactgAATATCTTCATCCCCTCTGCTCAGTCCAGTTGCAATCCTTGATTTTCCTTTGAATAATATCAGTGACATTTTTATCTCCCTTATGGTGTTTAAAACTATATCTatgaaaaagattttttataaaaaatgtaattatagaCAAATTCAGCTTGCATTATTCCTTAACCATATTATTTTCTCatcacataataattttttttctgtacattctTATccgtttttaaaagaaatacttctTATTTCCCTTGTTAAGTGCAGCTGAACAATGTTTTCTGCCATTACTAGCAGGTATACCCTAGTTCCTCCTTGTAAATAAGGCATGATCAATGCCTCTCTTCCCTGTggctcctcctctgtaaaatagacaCAATATATATTCCTCTTAGGTTTCTCATTAACGCAAATAAATGGTTTATGTGTAAATCAAGATAATCTATATAACATGATTTtgtatagtgcctggcacagaataagcATCCAGTAaagtattgttattttatataggATTActactatttgaaaataaaaatattctacattcAGTGTCTAAATAAAGTGGAAGCAGAAATCATACAGATCTATTTATAtgtcacaaatattttcatttatcaattATAAGAATCTGTTAAACTCTCAACATATTTAGTAGATTTCATAATGTGAAGTTGGTAAGAC from Nomascus leucogenys isolate Asia chromosome X, Asia_NLE_v1, whole genome shotgun sequence includes these protein-coding regions:
- the LOC100601972 gene encoding LOW QUALITY PROTEIN: putative protein FAM47C (The sequence of the model RefSeq protein was modified relative to this genomic sequence to represent the inferred CDS: inserted 1 base in 1 codon) gives rise to the protein MGDQRPQDRPSSPGMDSKPWYCDKLPSKYFAKRKHRRLRFPPVDTQNWVFVTEGMDDFRYGCXPEDTLVCRRDEFLLPKISLRGPQADPKSRKKKLLKKTALFSKLSTAQPARKAFVEEVEAQLMAKHPLAMYPSLGEDMPPDLLLQVLKPLDPERKLEDACACEGQEKTTDEPTEPGKYPRGEFSPRPPETRVSYLRPEPPKTLVSSLRPEPPETGVSHLRPEPPKTRVSSLHLEPPKTRRVSSLCLEPPKTHRVSSLCPEPTKTGVSHLKELFQEGTSSTMECVSDSLQRRHTSRKLHDFKWAGDLGVDEESISSLFDFTPECRATYQDQKNKKANECSSGLKYCMELDEMDEVEFFSQKKDLNGKIQTAPNSYSAQHVKMGYGAWYLKPKLGKKLRSDEPLIDPKLILEKPDEPDILDGLYAPIAFKDFIPSKNYEMPGIIQRLFARKGWTYDSVKTPIQRAMQVYKYKEDVTDESEED